The genome window TGGTGGAAAGTTTTGAGCCGGCAGGGCCCTGGGGCGTTAAGGAAGTAGGCGAAGGCGCCACTATTCCCACCATGGGCTGCTACTCAAACGCTATTTATGATGCCGCCGGGGTGCAGGTGAATACTCTGCCGCTGAGTTACGAAAAGGTTTGGCGTGCCTTAAAGGAAAAGAAGGAAAAGGAAGGTAAGATATAAATAGGGAATCCCTAATTCCAGGCGGCATATAAGGGCGGCTCGTCCATATTCATGATGAAATCTTGCCGGAGCCGGATATCGGCCTATTGGTCGTGCAGTTGGCGATTTGCCGAATGGCCATAAAAGGGTTTCACCTTAATATAACATATACAATTGAGGTGAAACCCCACTATATAAAACGGCAATTAATTTTCCCGGGAGGAATGAGCTTGCAAAATGAGCTTATCGTAATCAGAGGGGCAGGTGACTTGGCCAGCGGCGCCGCTTTCAGGCTCGCAAGAAGCGGTTTTCCGGTAGTCATGATCGAATTGCCCGAACCGCTGGTTATCAGACGCGCGGTTTCCTTTGCTGAAGCGGTATTCAGGGGTAAATTCACGGTGGAGGATATTACCGCAGAATTGGCCGTTTCAATTGGTGATATTAATAAATTGTTAAAAGCCGGGAAAATGCCTATCGTTGCTGATCCCGCTCAGTACCCTCTTAAAATACTTCAACCGGCAGCGGTTATTGACGCGACAATGGCCAAAAAAAATCTGGGTACAACCATTGACGACGCTCCAATAGTGATCGGCCTCGGTCCGGGTTTTAAAGCAGGAGTGGATGTGCATGCCGTTGTGGAAACCTGTAGAGGTCACGATCTGGGAAAGGTAATCTTAAAGGGCCAGGCTGAGCCCAATACCGGGGTGCCCGGCGAAATCGGGGGCTACCGGGCAGAACGGATACTTCGCTCTCCGGGTTGCGGTACTTTCCACGCAGTCAAGGAGATCGGGGATATTGTGGAAAAGGGGGAACTGGTGGCGACGATTGATGGCCTGCCGCTTTACGCGACGATCTCCGGGGTTCTTAGGGGAATGTTGCACAGCGGCCTTCAAGTAAATCCAGGTATGAAGGTTGGGGATATTGACCCACGTCATAGGCGGGAATATTGTTTTACAATTTCTGACAAAGCCCGGGCGATAGCCGGCGGGGTGTTGGAAGCATATTTATTCTTACGGAGGAGGAATTTGACGTGGAGTCAGAATTAATAAATAAGCTGCTGTCTCTTGGAGAAGCAGATGAAGATGCCGCTCTGGTAACAGTAAGCCAAACCATGGGCTCCACCCCGCGAAATCCCGGCGCCAAAATGCTTGTGCTCAAGGATGGTCAGGTTTACGGGACCATTGGCGGCGGGTGCGGGGAAGCCGAAGTTAAAAGAGAGGCTCTGGGCGCGCTGAATATTAAGGCTTCAAAGAAATACCATCTGGATATGGCAAACGATGTTGCCGCCGGGGAGGGTATGATTTGCGGGGGTAAAATGGAAGTATTTATCGACTTCCTTAGTTGCGGCGATAACGAATCCAGGCGGGTTTTATTGGCCTACTTTGCTTCTTTGCAAAGAAAAGAAAACCCCTTGCTGGTAACAATAACCAGTATTGATGAGGAAAAAAAGGAGCTCTTAGGCCGGAAAATGGTCTTTCTGCCAGCGAACAATGAGGCCGGTGACTTGGGGGCGGCGGAAATAACGGAACAAGCCCGCATTTTTGCCGGACAATTCCGGGCGGCAAGGGAACCTAAGCTTATAACTCTTTCTACTGCAACAATCCAAAAAAAAATTATAAAACTAGAGTTGTTATTTGAGCCGGGTATTCGGACACCGCAAATATTAATTTTGGGAGGGGGGCATATTGCCAGGCCGCTGGTAAAAATGGCCTCTATACTCGGTTATAACACTACTGTTGTTGATGACCGGCCTACTTTTGCCAACACGGCTCGTTTCCCGGAGGCAGGGCAGGTAATCTGCGATAGTTTCGGTAATTTCTTAAAAAGTCTGGAAACTGGCGATGAAACCTTTATTGTAATTATAACCAGAGGACACACGCATGACCTGGAGTGCCTCCGTGATGTTATCAACCAACCCGCGGCTTATATCGGAATGATCGGCAGTCGCAGGAAAGTAAGGGGAATTATAACGCAGCTAGAGGAAGAAGGTATTTCTAGTGAGCGCTTAAAGGAAGTTTATTCGCCAATTGGCTTGGATATAGG of Pelotomaculum isophthalicicum JI contains these proteins:
- a CDS encoding XdhC family protein: MESELINKLLSLGEADEDAALVTVSQTMGSTPRNPGAKMLVLKDGQVYGTIGGGCGEAEVKREALGALNIKASKKYHLDMANDVAAGEGMICGGKMEVFIDFLSCGDNESRRVLLAYFASLQRKENPLLVTITSIDEEKKELLGRKMVFLPANNEAGDLGAAEITEQARIFAGQFRAAREPKLITLSTATIQKKIIKLELLFEPGIRTPQILILGGGHIARPLVKMASILGYNTTVVDDRPTFANTARFPEAGQVICDSFGNFLKSLETGDETFIVIITRGHTHDLECLRDVINQPAAYIGMIGSRRKVRGIITQLEEEGISSERLKEVYSPIGLDIGAETPEEIALSILAEIVNVWRGGKFFKEQSIVK
- the yqeB gene encoding selenium-dependent molybdenum cofactor biosynthesis protein YqeB, which codes for MSLQNELIVIRGAGDLASGAAFRLARSGFPVVMIELPEPLVIRRAVSFAEAVFRGKFTVEDITAELAVSIGDINKLLKAGKMPIVADPAQYPLKILQPAAVIDATMAKKNLGTTIDDAPIVIGLGPGFKAGVDVHAVVETCRGHDLGKVILKGQAEPNTGVPGEIGGYRAERILRSPGCGTFHAVKEIGDIVEKGELVATIDGLPLYATISGVLRGMLHSGLQVNPGMKVGDIDPRHRREYCFTISDKARAIAGGVLEAYLFLRRRNLTWSQN